The Mucilaginibacter yixingensis genome window below encodes:
- a CDS encoding citrate synthase — protein MSETAHLQIGDKTYDLPVIEGTENEKAIDISKLRDLTGYITLDIGYKNTGATKSAITFLDGELGILKYRGYPIEQLAEKSTFIEVAYLLIYGELPTADQLNDFQKLISRHTLVHEDMKKFFDGFPRGSHPMGQLSSLIGALAAFNPESLKQGQSTEEVNLEIVKLIAKMSTLVSWIYKKSLDHPFIYPQNKYDYVTNFMYMTFAERTEEFTGIDPVVIDAMNKLLILHADHEQNCSASTVRIVGSSDANLYASISAGISALWGPLHGGANQAVIEMLEKIKEDGGDTDKWIAKAKDKNDPFRLMGFGHRVYKNFDPRAKIIKKACDDILEKLGVQDEVLEIAKRLEEVALKDPYFVERKLYPNVDFYSGIIYRALGFPTEMFTVLFALGRLPGWIAQWKEMKANKEPIGRPRQVYTGKTTRDYVATADR, from the coding sequence ATGTCTGAAACTGCACATCTGCAAATTGGTGATAAAACTTACGACCTACCTGTTATTGAAGGCACCGAGAACGAAAAAGCGATTGATATTTCAAAATTGAGAGACCTTACCGGTTACATTACACTGGATATTGGCTACAAAAACACCGGCGCAACCAAAAGTGCCATTACGTTTTTGGATGGCGAACTGGGTATTCTGAAATACCGTGGTTATCCAATTGAGCAATTGGCCGAGAAATCAACCTTTATTGAAGTAGCTTATTTATTAATTTACGGTGAGCTGCCAACAGCAGATCAGCTAAATGATTTTCAGAAACTCATTAGCCGCCACACGCTGGTGCATGAGGACATGAAAAAGTTTTTCGACGGTTTCCCGCGCGGTTCACACCCAATGGGTCAGTTGTCATCACTTATTGGTGCGCTGGCTGCCTTCAACCCTGAATCATTAAAACAGGGCCAGAGCACCGAGGAAGTGAATCTGGAGATTGTGAAACTGATTGCTAAAATGAGCACGCTGGTTTCATGGATCTACAAAAAATCACTGGATCATCCGTTTATCTATCCGCAGAACAAATATGATTATGTAACCAACTTTATGTACATGACCTTTGCGGAGCGTACAGAAGAGTTTACCGGCATAGATCCTGTTGTGATTGACGCGATGAACAAATTGCTGATACTGCACGCAGATCATGAGCAAAACTGTTCTGCTTCTACCGTGCGTATTGTAGGTTCATCAGATGCTAACCTTTATGCATCAATTTCTGCAGGTATTTCTGCACTGTGGGGCCCGCTGCATGGTGGTGCTAACCAGGCAGTAATTGAAATGCTGGAAAAAATTAAAGAAGACGGCGGCGATACCGATAAATGGATTGCCAAAGCAAAAGATAAAAATGATCCGTTCCGTTTGATGGGTTTCGGTCACCGTGTGTACAAAAACTTTGACCCACGCGCCAAGATCATTAAAAAGGCATGTGACGATATCCTGGAAAAATTAGGCGTACAAGACGAAGTGCTGGAAATTGCCAAGCGTCTGGAAGAAGTTGCCCTGAAAGATCCATACTTTGTAGAGCGTAAACTGTACCCTAACGTAGATTTCTACTCAGGCATCATTTACCGTGCGTTGGGCTTCCCAACAGAAATGTTCACGGTGCTGTTTGCACTGGGCCGTTTGCCAGGATGGATTGCACAATGGAAAGAAATGAAAGCTAACAAAGAGCCAATCGGCCGTCCGCGCCAGGTGTATACCGGTAAGACTACGCGCGATTATGTAGCTACTGCTGACAGATAA
- the lat gene encoding L-lysine 6-transaminase, with translation MYSLPKNPDSVAETLSKHILADGFDLIFDMEKSNGVHIYDSKYNRTLLDFFTCFASVPLGYNHPKMLGDEAFKKSLMLAALTNPSNSDIYTTQYAQFLETFDRVGIPDYLPHAFFIAGGGLAIENALKAAMDWKVQKNFAKGHQTEKGHKVLHFEHAFHGRTGYTLSLTNTLPVKTRWFARFEWPRVSTPYVNYPLTDENMADLLQREAASVAQIRKAFADNPDEICAIIIEPVQSEGGDNHIRKEFAEQLRQLADEYEALLIYDEVQTGVGLSGKFWCHEHFGEKARPDIIAFGKKMQVCGILAGPRIDEVENNVFHVSSRINSTWGGNLVDMVRSAKIMEIIEEDNLCTSAAQTGNYLQQQLLKLAEKYPLINNVRGKGLLTAFDFPDQATRDHFIQKGLEHHVMFLGCSHRTIRFRPALIMKPEHIDEGLDVMEKILNNI, from the coding sequence ATGTATAGCCTTCCCAAAAATCCAGACAGTGTTGCAGAGACGTTGAGCAAGCACATCCTTGCCGATGGGTTTGACCTTATATTTGACATGGAAAAAAGCAACGGTGTGCATATTTATGACTCGAAATATAACCGCACGCTGCTTGATTTTTTTACCTGCTTTGCCTCGGTACCGCTGGGCTATAATCACCCTAAAATGCTGGGCGATGAGGCCTTTAAAAAAAGCCTGATGCTGGCTGCGCTTACTAACCCATCAAACTCTGATATTTATACTACACAGTACGCCCAGTTTCTGGAAACTTTTGATCGCGTAGGTATCCCTGACTACCTGCCCCATGCCTTTTTTATTGCCGGCGGGGGCCTGGCTATAGAGAATGCCCTGAAAGCCGCCATGGACTGGAAGGTACAGAAGAATTTTGCTAAAGGCCATCAAACCGAAAAAGGCCATAAAGTATTGCATTTTGAACATGCGTTTCACGGACGTACGGGATACACGCTTAGCCTTACCAATACCCTTCCGGTAAAAACCCGCTGGTTTGCCCGGTTTGAATGGCCGCGGGTAAGTACGCCTTACGTTAATTACCCGCTTACAGATGAAAACATGGCCGATCTGCTGCAACGCGAAGCCGCCTCAGTAGCCCAGATTAGAAAAGCTTTTGCCGATAATCCGGATGAGATCTGCGCTATTATTATTGAGCCGGTACAATCTGAAGGGGGCGATAACCATATCCGCAAGGAGTTTGCCGAGCAGTTGCGCCAACTGGCAGATGAATATGAGGCCTTGCTGATTTATGACGAGGTGCAAACCGGCGTTGGCCTGAGCGGCAAGTTTTGGTGCCACGAGCATTTTGGCGAGAAGGCCCGTCCGGATATAATTGCTTTTGGCAAAAAGATGCAGGTTTGCGGCATACTGGCCGGCCCGCGGATTGACGAAGTTGAGAATAATGTTTTCCACGTGTCATCGCGCATCAACTCTACCTGGGGTGGCAACCTAGTTGACATGGTACGCTCGGCCAAGATCATGGAGATTATTGAGGAGGATAATTTGTGTACCAGCGCGGCCCAGACCGGTAACTACCTACAACAACAATTATTAAAATTAGCCGAAAAATACCCGCTCATAAATAATGTACGCGGCAAGGGTTTACTTACTGCTTTTGATTTCCCCGATCAGGCCACCCGCGACCATTTTATTCAGAAAGGGCTTGAGCATCATGTGATGTTTTTAGGCTGCAGTCATCGCACCATCAGGTTTCGTCCGGCCTTGATTATGAAGCCAGAACACATTGATGAAGGGTTAGATGTTATGGAAAAAATATTAAATAACATTTAA
- a CDS encoding GAF domain-containing protein: MHRFLNLEIDKDAELQEMIELTAELLNCPIALITLIEGDTQYFLYKVGTDVEQVSNSDSFCRYLNLGNDLMVVTDTHKDERFASNPFVTGNPNVVFYAGVPLTTHDGHLLGSICILDVISREFTPVQSRLLRVLAKRVIQIMEFEFSINLLKQQFLQARDAETKLRSFFESSSSCHLLIDRDMGVMAYNKNMASFLKRMYNVMLKQGTHVNQILQGPALESFTTDFKQALSGKTITFEREVNYKNGERIWWYVAFEPGFDAEGKIIGISYNATDITARKVNEEKILAQNSSLRQIAHMQSHELRKPVATILGLMEVLKLDHSPEMTEEMYMLEETTRELDDKIRMIVNMIN; encoded by the coding sequence TTGCACCGATTTTTAAACCTGGAAATAGACAAAGATGCCGAACTGCAGGAGATGATTGAGCTTACTGCAGAGCTGCTGAATTGCCCTATAGCACTTATTACCCTTATTGAGGGTGATACTCAATATTTTTTATACAAAGTAGGTACCGATGTTGAGCAGGTGAGCAACAGTGACAGCTTTTGCCGCTACCTGAATTTGGGTAACGATTTGATGGTGGTTACCGATACGCATAAGGATGAGCGTTTTGCCAGTAATCCCTTTGTAACCGGTAATCCTAATGTTGTGTTTTATGCCGGTGTACCCCTTACTACACATGACGGACATTTATTAGGCAGCATCTGCATCTTAGATGTGATTTCGCGCGAGTTTACGCCAGTGCAAAGCAGATTGTTAAGAGTGTTGGCCAAACGTGTTATCCAGATTATGGAGTTTGAGTTTAGTATTAATTTGCTGAAACAACAGTTCTTACAGGCCCGTGACGCCGAGACTAAACTGCGCTCTTTTTTTGAAAGTTCCAGTTCATGCCACTTGCTTATTGATAGGGATATGGGCGTTATGGCCTATAATAAAAATATGGCCTCGTTTCTGAAGCGTATGTATAACGTAATGCTTAAGCAGGGCACCCACGTAAACCAGATACTGCAAGGCCCCGCTTTAGAAAGTTTTACTACTGATTTTAAACAGGCATTGAGCGGCAAAACCATCACCTTTGAGCGTGAGGTGAACTACAAAAATGGCGAACGTATATGGTGGTATGTGGCCTTTGAACCAGGTTTCGATGCTGAAGGAAAGATTATTGGTATTTCTTATAACGCTACAGATATCACCGCGCGCAAGGTAAACGAAGAAAAAATACTGGCGCAAAACAGCTCCTTACGGCAGATAGCGCATATGCAATCGCATGAATTGCGAAAGCCGGTAGCTACTATTTTAGGATTAATGGAAGTGCTGAAGCTGGATCATTCCCCTGAAATGACGGAAGAGATGTACATGTTGGAGGAAACCACCCGGGAGCTGGACGATAAGATAAGGATGATTGTAAATATGATCAATTAG
- a CDS encoding pyridoxal-phosphate dependent enzyme: MFDEKGLKVFLKRDDMIHPIISGNKWRKLKYQLKRAKQEGKTHLVSFGGAYSNHLIALAAAASRFGFKATGFVRGEEVMNDSIWMCRLHGMQLIFTDRESYRNKPALFDKHFGNDGQAFFIDEGGASAEAARGCSELVDELPQTYQHMFCACGTGATAAGLMNGIKNNHMDTVFHAVPVLKNGDFMADEIRRYQTYPQPFELHTEYHFGGYAKTTPELIAFIKNFIATTGIMIEPVYTGKMLYALTDLAGKDHFAPGSHILAIHTGGLWGLLGMKDLF; the protein is encoded by the coding sequence GTGTTTGATGAAAAAGGGCTGAAAGTATTTTTAAAGCGCGATGATATGATTCACCCCATCATATCGGGCAATAAATGGCGTAAACTTAAATACCAGCTTAAACGAGCAAAGCAGGAAGGAAAAACTCACCTGGTGAGCTTCGGGGGCGCGTATTCTAATCACCTGATAGCACTGGCAGCGGCAGCCTCCCGTTTTGGCTTCAAAGCCACCGGTTTTGTGCGTGGCGAAGAGGTGATGAATGACTCGATATGGATGTGCCGCCTGCATGGCATGCAGCTTATTTTCACCGATCGCGAAAGCTACCGTAACAAACCAGCCTTATTTGATAAGCACTTTGGTAACGATGGTCAAGCCTTTTTTATTGACGAAGGCGGCGCCAGCGCAGAAGCGGCCCGTGGCTGTAGCGAACTGGTTGACGAACTGCCGCAAACCTATCAGCACATGTTTTGCGCGTGCGGTACCGGGGCCACCGCGGCCGGGCTAATGAACGGCATTAAAAACAATCACATGGATACTGTTTTCCATGCGGTGCCGGTATTAAAGAATGGTGACTTTATGGCCGATGAGATCAGGCGGTATCAAACCTACCCGCAACCGTTTGAGCTGCATACCGAATATCATTTTGGCGGCTATGCCAAAACAACTCCGGAGTTGATTGCTTTTATCAAGAATTTTATTGCCACAACCGGCATCATGATAGAACCCGTTTACACCGGAAAAATGCTCTATGCACTGACAGACCTGGCTGGTAAAGACCACTTTGCCCCGGGGAGCCACATCCTGGCTATACACACCGGCGGCCTGTGGGGATTGTTGGGAATGAAGGACTTGTTTTGA
- a CDS encoding DUF6588 family protein, whose protein sequence is MRKLYTIAIAAVMCTAVSKTYAQSSDDFSSLIKSNAADANKLFNAYSTPMFKGFGVGLNSGWSNTAKTKKLLHFELRISATAAQVPTSDKSFDVTQIGLSNRVTVAATSPTKIAPTFGGDKDAARPVMSINDANGLPTGKTFTMPKGVFGYVPAPDIQLTVGLVHNTDLTIRTIPTIKISDDAGSVGMIGFGIKHNIIQDFAKGVPKPFDLAVAINYNRVNYSKTLNVQPDAGTAPATGTNTDFSNQRIDAHFSGFNFQAILSKKLAIFTPFVSVAYQTAHTDLGVLGNFPVTATATTYTTITDPIHVDQNTFTGMRADVGFKLDLAIFKVYASVGTGQYVSGNAGIGFGF, encoded by the coding sequence ATGAGAAAACTTTACACTATTGCAATTGCAGCCGTGATGTGCACGGCAGTTTCTAAAACCTACGCCCAAAGCAGCGACGATTTTAGCTCGCTGATCAAGTCAAACGCGGCCGATGCCAACAAACTTTTTAACGCTTACAGCACGCCTATGTTTAAGGGCTTTGGTGTGGGCTTAAACAGCGGCTGGAGCAACACTGCTAAGACCAAAAAGCTGCTGCATTTTGAGCTGCGCATCTCGGCCACAGCCGCACAGGTGCCCACCAGCGACAAAAGCTTTGATGTAACCCAAATTGGTTTATCAAACCGTGTTACAGTGGCAGCAACATCGCCAACTAAAATTGCGCCTACTTTTGGTGGCGATAAAGATGCCGCCAGACCGGTTATGAGCATTAATGATGCTAACGGACTCCCTACCGGTAAAACTTTTACCATGCCTAAAGGTGTTTTTGGGTATGTGCCTGCGCCGGATATTCAGTTAACCGTAGGCCTGGTGCATAATACAGATTTAACCATCCGCACCATCCCTACCATTAAAATTAGTGATGATGCCGGCTCTGTAGGCATGATTGGTTTTGGCATTAAACACAACATTATCCAGGATTTTGCCAAAGGCGTCCCCAAACCGTTTGACCTGGCTGTTGCCATAAACTACAACCGCGTTAACTACAGCAAAACGCTGAATGTTCAACCAGACGCAGGCACAGCTCCGGCCACTGGCACCAATACCGATTTTAGCAACCAGCGTATTGACGCCCACTTCAGCGGCTTCAACTTCCAGGCCATCCTGTCAAAAAAACTGGCCATATTTACGCCGTTTGTTTCTGTAGCTTACCAAACAGCACATACAGATCTGGGGGTATTGGGTAACTTCCCGGTAACTGCAACGGCTACCACCTATACTACCATTACAGACCCTATCCACGTGGATCAAAATACCTTTACCGGTATGCGTGCTGATGTTGGTTTCAAATTAGATTTAGCTATATTTAAAGTGTACGCCTCTGTTGGCACCGGTCAATATGTATCTGGCAACGCTGGTATTGGCTTTGGATTTTAA
- a CDS encoding RluA family pseudouridine synthase encodes MTNNIDLQETEEQEFYEHLRVVVDKGQSLLRIDKFLMHRVENASRNRIQNAIDLGNVLVNDKAIKASYKVKPQDVISVVLPHPPRDTEVYPENIPLNIVYEDDDVLVVNKSPGMVVHPGYNNYTGTLVNALVYHFQQLPTLPGNDGRPGLVHRIDKDTSGLLLISKNERSMNYLARQFFEHTINRRYIALVWGDLPEDGTVTGYIGRSVADRRVMAIYDDEEKGKWSVTHYKVLERLNYVTLIECKLETGRTHQIRAHMKHIGHPLFADATYGGDKIVKGTMFSKYKQFVENCFELMPRQALHAQSLGFKHPSLKKDVYFEAPLPQDFEAVLKKWRNYVAAVSDQNG; translated from the coding sequence ATGACGAATAATATTGACCTGCAAGAGACTGAGGAACAGGAATTTTACGAGCATTTACGTGTTGTAGTTGATAAAGGTCAGTCGTTATTACGTATAGATAAATTTTTGATGCACCGCGTTGAAAATGCATCGCGCAACCGCATACAGAACGCTATAGATCTGGGTAACGTGCTGGTAAATGATAAGGCTATTAAGGCTAGTTACAAGGTGAAACCACAAGACGTGATCTCGGTTGTTTTACCACATCCGCCGCGCGATACCGAAGTTTACCCCGAAAATATTCCGCTTAATATTGTTTATGAAGATGATGATGTGCTGGTAGTCAATAAATCTCCCGGCATGGTGGTGCACCCTGGCTATAACAATTACACCGGTACACTGGTGAATGCTTTGGTTTATCATTTTCAGCAACTGCCTACGTTGCCGGGTAATGACGGCCGCCCCGGATTAGTCCACCGTATTGATAAAGACACCAGCGGCCTGCTGCTCATCAGCAAAAATGAGCGCTCTATGAATTACCTGGCCCGCCAGTTTTTTGAGCATACCATCAACCGTCGTTACATTGCGCTGGTTTGGGGCGATTTGCCAGAGGATGGTACGGTAACCGGCTACATAGGCCGCAGTGTGGCCGACCGCAGGGTGATGGCCATTTACGACGATGAGGAAAAGGGGAAATGGTCTGTAACGCATTACAAAGTTTTAGAACGATTGAACTACGTTACGCTGATTGAGTGCAAGCTGGAAACCGGCCGGACGCACCAGATTCGCGCGCACATGAAACATATTGGGCACCCACTGTTTGCCGATGCCACTTACGGCGGCGACAAGATTGTGAAGGGCACCATGTTTAGCAAATACAAGCAGTTTGTAGAAAATTGCTTTGAGCTGATGCCGCGGCAGGCGCTGCACGCGCAATCATTAGGATTTAAACATCCTTCATTAAAAAAAGACGTTTATTTTGAAGCGCCTCTGCCACAGGACTTTGAGGCTGTTTTAAAGAAATGGCGAAATTATGTTGCGGCAGTATCAGACCAAAACGGATAA
- a CDS encoding aminotransferase class IV, translated as MKPAFILFNDEILPTDSKVVTIANRAFKYGDGLFESMRLMKGDLKFADLHADRLQRGMRGLKIDGYSQIDSWFMREKVDALATRNKCKNGRVRLMVYRDADGLYAPTQNTMGYCMEVQPIEEPRYYLNERGLIMDVFTELGKPLNYLSNIKSCNSLVYVMAGVFKNQNRLDDVFILNQNRFLCEAGSSNVFVYYKNHLYTPALSEGCVEGVMRQVVINMALQLNIPVTEAQINPDILYEAEEVFITNATRGIQWVMGFGVKRYFNRLSKELMDELNKL; from the coding sequence ATGAAACCTGCATTTATCCTATTTAACGACGAAATTTTACCAACCGATAGCAAGGTAGTCACCATTGCTAACCGGGCATTTAAATATGGCGACGGCCTTTTTGAAAGCATGAGGCTGATGAAAGGCGATCTGAAGTTTGCTGATCTGCACGCCGACCGCCTGCAACGCGGTATGCGGGGCTTAAAGATTGACGGCTACTCGCAGATAGACAGCTGGTTTATGCGCGAGAAGGTTGATGCGCTGGCTACCCGTAACAAATGCAAAAATGGCCGCGTGCGCCTGATGGTTTACCGCGATGCCGACGGTTTATACGCACCCACCCAAAATACCATGGGCTATTGCATGGAGGTGCAACCCATAGAAGAGCCCCGCTACTACCTGAATGAGCGCGGCCTGATTATGGATGTGTTTACCGAGCTGGGTAAGCCGCTTAATTACCTGTCTAACATCAAATCCTGTAACTCGCTGGTTTACGTGATGGCCGGTGTGTTTAAAAATCAGAACAGGCTGGATGATGTTTTCATCCTTAACCAAAATCGCTTTTTGTGCGAGGCGGGCAGCAGCAACGTGTTTGTTTACTACAAAAACCACCTCTACACCCCGGCACTGAGCGAGGGTTGTGTGGAAGGCGTAATGCGCCAGGTAGTGATCAATATGGCGCTGCAATTGAACATCCCCGTTACCGAAGCCCAGATCAATCCCGATATTTTATACGAGGCCGAAGAGGTTTTCATTACCAACGCCACCCGCGGCATCCAATGGGTAATGGGCTTTGGTGTAAAACGCTATTTTAACAGGCTGAGTAAAGAGCTGATGGATGAGTTGAATAAGTTGTAA
- the fmt gene encoding methionyl-tRNA formyltransferase, whose protein sequence is MRIVFMGTPEFAVASLDALLKSGANIVGVVTAPDKPAGRGQKVSQSAVKEYAVAHDLPVLQPEKLKSPEFLVELAALQADLQVVVAFRMLPETVWNMPPKGTINLHASLLPQYRGAAPINWAILNGEKESGVTTFFLKHDIDTGNVLFTEKVTLTGQETAGDLHDRLMAKGAGLLVKTVKAVESGRYTEHPQESFGVAELKHAPKIFKDDCKLDFLKTAPEVFNRIRGLSPYPGAFTLLNDKVLKIYSATLEETEPGIQPGGFLTDNKTYLKFACHGGFIRVTDVQLEGKKRMDIEAFLRGVTL, encoded by the coding sequence ATGAGAATAGTATTTATGGGAACGCCTGAATTTGCAGTAGCATCGCTGGATGCTTTGCTGAAATCGGGCGCAAATATAGTTGGTGTTGTTACTGCACCGGATAAACCTGCCGGTCGCGGACAGAAAGTGAGCCAGTCGGCTGTGAAAGAGTATGCCGTCGCACATGATCTGCCTGTGTTGCAACCTGAAAAATTAAAAAGTCCGGAGTTTCTGGTAGAGCTGGCTGCCTTGCAAGCTGATTTGCAGGTGGTAGTAGCTTTCCGCATGCTGCCCGAGACCGTTTGGAATATGCCGCCAAAAGGGACTATCAATCTACATGCCTCGCTCCTGCCGCAGTATCGCGGTGCGGCGCCTATTAACTGGGCCATCCTAAACGGCGAGAAAGAAAGCGGCGTGACTACCTTTTTCCTGAAACATGATATTGATACCGGCAACGTACTGTTTACCGAAAAAGTAACCCTGACCGGCCAGGAAACCGCAGGCGATCTGCACGACCGCTTGATGGCCAAAGGTGCCGGCCTGTTGGTTAAAACCGTAAAAGCCGTAGAAAGCGGCCGCTATACCGAGCATCCGCAAGAAAGTTTCGGTGTTGCTGAACTGAAACATGCGCCAAAGATTTTTAAGGATGATTGCAAACTGGATTTTCTGAAAACCGCACCCGAAGTTTTCAACCGTATCCGTGGATTGAGCCCGTACCCCGGTGCGTTCACCCTTTTGAATGATAAAGTGCTTAAAATATATAGCGCCACATTAGAAGAAACCGAACCCGGCATACAGCCTGGCGGCTTTTTAACCGACAATAAAACTTACCTGAAATTTGCCTGCCACGGCGGCTTCATCCGCGTAACCGATGTGCAGCTGGAAGGTAAAAAGCGTATGGATATTGAAGCGTTTTTGAGAGGCGTTACGCTGTAG
- a CDS encoding exo-beta-N-acetylmuramidase NamZ domain-containing protein has translation MKKPYALLTLLLGMLCMLKVEAQWNNSPYLSTGRPLDDAINRALLRQHEHAPRISGNPITGADQTQLYLPYLQGKNVAMLVNKTSVIGPKLTPSVDSLLKLGVNIKKIFGPEHGFRGNNADGADVEDFTDKATGIPVLSLYGKRQYKPSAEDLKGIDIVIFDMQDVGARFYTYLTSLHYIMEACAENKVELMILDRPNPNGFYVDGPVLDTAYKSTVGMHPIPIVHGMTIAEYAQMINGEGWLKNHIKCKLKIIPVANYIHATPYKLPIDPSPNLNTNQAVLLYPSICLFEGTTLSLGRGTSFPFQVVGHPSLKGKYQFSFTPQSIPGVSDNPPLKGQTCYGIDLQKFDTKQLRTSGHINLAWLIEMYKAFPDKAHFFTAYITKLSGGPTLRKQIEAGMSEEDIRMSWEPALSKYKIMRRKYLLYQ, from the coding sequence ATGAAAAAACCTTATGCGTTATTGACATTGCTACTTGGTATGCTGTGCATGTTAAAAGTTGAAGCGCAGTGGAACAATAGTCCATACCTCAGTACGGGCCGACCATTAGATGACGCAATAAACAGGGCATTATTACGGCAACATGAGCATGCCCCTCGTATATCGGGCAACCCCATAACCGGGGCCGATCAAACCCAACTTTACCTGCCCTACCTGCAAGGTAAAAATGTGGCCATGCTGGTTAATAAAACATCGGTTATCGGCCCAAAGCTTACACCGAGCGTAGATAGCCTGCTCAAACTGGGCGTCAATATCAAAAAGATCTTTGGGCCAGAGCATGGCTTTCGTGGCAATAATGCCGACGGCGCCGATGTAGAAGATTTTACAGATAAGGCTACCGGCATTCCGGTACTGTCCCTCTATGGCAAACGTCAATATAAACCAAGTGCAGAGGATCTGAAAGGCATCGACATTGTGATTTTTGATATGCAGGATGTTGGCGCGCGCTTTTACACCTACCTCACCTCGCTGCACTATATCATGGAGGCATGTGCAGAAAACAAGGTAGAGCTGATGATACTGGATCGCCCCAACCCCAACGGCTTTTATGTGGACGGACCAGTGCTGGATACCGCTTATAAATCTACCGTGGGCATGCACCCCATTCCTATCGTACACGGCATGACCATTGCCGAGTACGCGCAGATGATTAACGGCGAAGGCTGGTTGAAAAACCATATCAAATGCAAGCTAAAGATTATTCCTGTGGCTAACTATATCCACGCCACACCTTATAAACTACCTATTGATCCGTCGCCTAACCTGAATACCAACCAGGCAGTATTGCTGTATCCAAGCATTTGCTTGTTTGAAGGAACCACGCTCAGTCTTGGCCGCGGCACCTCGTTCCCGTTCCAGGTGGTGGGGCATCCATCGTTAAAAGGAAAATATCAGTTTAGCTTTACGCCGCAAAGCATCCCCGGCGTGAGCGATAACCCTCCGTTGAAGGGACAGACCTGCTATGGCATCGATCTGCAAAAGTTTGACACCAAACAATTACGTACCAGCGGACACATTAACCTGGCCTGGCTGATAGAAATGTACAAAGCTTTTCCGGATAAGGCGCATTTCTTTACGGCCTACATTACCAAACTGAGCGGCGGCCCAACCCTGCGCAAACAGATAGAGGCCGGAATGAGTGAAGAAGACATCCGTATGAGCTGGGAACCGGCGCTAAGCAAATACAAAATTATGCGGAGGAAATATTTATTGTATCAGTAG